In a genomic window of Chrysemys picta bellii isolate R12L10 chromosome 1, ASM1138683v2, whole genome shotgun sequence:
- the LOC101944523 gene encoding olfactory receptor 51G2-like, giving the protein MSAVNDTKLKFTVFLLTGIPGQEHIHNLWISLPLCLIYVISILGNAVILFIIKTDPSLHEPMYIFLSMLGITDLGLLIATMPTILGIFLFNSREINFDACFAQLFFIQSFQCIESSVLLFMAFDRFIAIRDPLRYASILTLPRIAKMGLVCVLRGVAVMLPLPLLLKRFQFCQANVLSHAYCMDQEVMMMACSDIRVNNIYGLFITVLTVVLDSLLIFLSYVMILKTVLSIASHKEFFRALNTCVAHLCAVLLFYTPEFSLTLIHRFWNGSSPLLQIVLGYVYLLVPPLINPIVYSMKSKHLRSRIIRVFVK; this is encoded by the coding sequence atgtcagctgtcaatgacaccaaattAAAATTCACAGTGTTCCTTCTCACCGGGATACCTGGGCAAGAACACATCCACAATCTCTGGATCTCTCTCCCCCTGTGCTTAATATATGTTATTTCAATATTAGGAAATGcagtcattctgttcattataaaaacagatccaagcctccatgagcccatgtacattttcctttccatgttgggcATCACAGACCTTGGGTTATTGATAGCCACCATGCCAACGATACTGGGCATATTCTTGTTTAACTCTAGGGAGATCAATTTCGATGCCTGTTTTGCCCAATTGTTCTTTATCCAGTCATTTCAATGCATTGAATCCTCCGTGCTCTTGTTCatggcctttgaccgcttcatCGCAATCCGTGACCCACTGAGATATGCCTCCATCTTAACCCTGCCGAGAATAGCCAAGATGGGACTGGTGTGTGTGCTAAGAGGGGTGGCTGTAATGCTCCCACTCCCCCTTCTCCTGAAACGGTTCCAATTCTGTCAagccaatgtcctctcccatGCTTACTGCATGGACCAAGAGGTTATGATGATGGCTTGTTCAGATATCAGAGTCAACAACATCTATGGCTTGTTTATTACAGTCCTAACGGTGGTGTTGGACTCGCTGCTCATCTTCCTCTCGTATGTGATGAttctcaaaacagtgctgagcatcGCGTCCCACAAGGAGTTCTtcagggccctgaacacctgcgtcGCCCACCTCTGTGCCGTCCTGCTCTTCTACACACCAGAGTTCAGCCTGACTTTGATACACAGATTCTGGAATGGCTCGTCTCCCTTGCTTCAAATTGTCCTGGGCTACGTCTACCTTCTGGTTCCTCCTCTGATTAACCCAATCGTGTACAGcatgaaaagcaaacaccttcgttCGAGGATAATCAGGGTGTTCGTGAAGTGA
- the LOC101935788 gene encoding olfactory receptor 51G2-like produces the protein MSAVNDTKFKSAVFFLTWIPGQKYVHNLWISLPLCLMYVISILGNSVILLIIKTDPSLHEPMYIFLSMLGITDLGLLMSTMPTILGIFLFNSREISFDACFAQLFFIQSLQCIESSVLLLMAFDRYFAIHDPLRYASILTLPRIAKMGLVCVLRGVAVMLPLPLLLKRFHYCQVNVLSHSYCMHQEVMKMACSDISVNNIYGLFITVMTVLLDLLLIFLSYVMILKTVLSIASYKEFLRALNTCVAHLCAVLLFYTPEFSLTLLHRFRKGSSPLLLIVLGNVNLLVPPLINPIVYSMKSKHLRSRIIRVFVK, from the coding sequence ATGTCTgctgtcaatgacaccaaattCAAATCTGCAGTGTTCTTTCTCACTTGGATACCTGGGCAGAAATATGTCCACAATCTCTGGATCTCTCTCCCCTTGTGCTTAATGTATGTTATTTCAATAttaggaaattcagtcattctgctcattataaaaacagatccaagcctccatgagcccatgtacattttcctttccatgttgggcATCACAGACCTTGGATTATTGATGTCCACCATGCCGACTATACTGGGCATATTCTTGTTTAACTCTAGGGAGATCAGCTTCGATGCCTGTTTTGCCCAGTTGTTCTTCATCCAGTCACTTCAATGCATTGAATCCTCCGTGCTCTTGTTGATGGCTTTTGACCGCTACTTCGCAATCCATGACCCACTGAGATATGCCTCCATCTTAACCCTGCCAAGAATAGCCAAGATGGGACTGGTGTGTGTTCTAAGAGGAGTGGCCGTAATGCTCCCACTCCCCCTTCTCCTGAAACGGTTCCATTACTGTCAAGTGAATGTCCTCTCCCATTCTTACTGCATGCACCAAGAGGTCATGAAGATGGCTTGTTCGGATATCAGTGTCAACAATATCTATGGCTTGTTTATTACAGTCATGACGGTGCTCTTGGACTTGCTGCTCATCTTCCTCTCATATGTGATGATactcaaaacagtgctgagcatcGCATCCTACAAGGAGTTCctcagggccctgaacacctgtgTCGCCCACCTCTGCGCTGTCCTGCTCTTCTACACGCCAGAGTTCAGCCTGACTTTGCTACACAGATTCAGGAAGGGCTCTTCTCCCTTGCTTCTGATTGTCCTGGGCAACGTCAATCTGCTGGTTCCTCCTCTGATTAACCCTATTGTGTACAGcatgaaaagcaaacaccttcgttCGAGGATAATCAGGGTGTTCGTTAAGTGA